The Micromonospora krabiensis genome window below encodes:
- a CDS encoding LLM class flavin-dependent oxidoreductase has translation MSAVGLGLQSDKSADEYAELAELAERHGFDVLSVFGDLMYQPPLFPLLVAARHTRRIRLGAACLNPFTLHPVEVAGQVAALDLASHGRAYLGLARGTWLDQVGVPQARPLRRIAETVDVVRLLLAGDDSGYQGREFTVAPGTRLRYTPARPNVPVLVGTWGQRTAGSAAAYAAEVKVGGSANPAMAATMRGWLDEAARGSGRTGVVLGAVTVVDEDGALARRVARREVAMYVAVVAALDPTVEVDPELLARIQQHVGRREDDLAGALIGDDLLDLFAFSGTPEHVAEQAAAVLDAGASRVEFGTPHGLTPRDGIDLLGRRVLPLLRG, from the coding sequence ATGAGCGCGGTCGGCCTCGGGTTGCAGTCCGACAAGTCCGCCGACGAGTACGCCGAGCTGGCCGAACTGGCCGAGCGGCACGGCTTCGACGTGCTGTCGGTCTTCGGCGACCTGATGTACCAGCCGCCGCTGTTCCCCCTGCTCGTCGCCGCGCGGCACACCCGCCGCATCCGCCTCGGCGCGGCCTGCCTCAACCCGTTCACCCTCCACCCGGTGGAGGTCGCCGGTCAGGTCGCCGCCCTCGACCTCGCCTCGCACGGCCGGGCGTACCTGGGGCTCGCTCGGGGCACCTGGCTCGACCAGGTCGGCGTGCCGCAGGCCCGCCCGCTGCGCCGCATCGCCGAGACGGTCGACGTCGTCCGGCTGCTGCTCGCCGGCGACGACAGCGGCTACCAGGGCCGGGAGTTCACCGTCGCGCCGGGCACCCGGCTGCGCTACACCCCGGCCCGCCCCAACGTGCCCGTCCTCGTCGGCACCTGGGGGCAGCGCACCGCCGGATCCGCCGCCGCGTACGCCGCCGAGGTCAAGGTCGGCGGCTCGGCGAACCCGGCGATGGCGGCCACGATGCGCGGCTGGCTGGACGAGGCGGCGCGGGGCAGCGGGCGCACCGGCGTGGTGCTGGGCGCGGTCACCGTCGTTGACGAGGACGGCGCGCTCGCCCGGCGGGTCGCCCGCCGGGAGGTGGCCATGTACGTCGCGGTGGTCGCCGCCCTCGACCCCACCGTCGAGGTGGACCCCGAGCTCCTGGCACGCATCCAGCAGCACGTCGGCCGCCGCGAGGACGACCTCGCCGGCGCGCTGATCGGGGACGACCTGCTCGACCTGTTCGCCTTCTCCGGCACCCCCGAGCACGTGGCCGAGCAGGCCGCGGCGGTGCTCGACGCCGGCGCGAGCCGGGTGGAGTTCGGCACCCCGCACGGTCTGACCCCGCGCGACGGGATCGACCTGCTGGGCCGCCGGGTGCTGCCGCTGCTGCGCGGCTGA
- a CDS encoding ABC transporter permease, with protein MVVEPPATRAGEPEGVPGSGAGSSGAPVRTVSKSPTRIALARLRRDRVAMVCAVICAVYLLIAVFAPLLARLEGQNPTDLHQNLIDEFGFPTIGPTGEHWFGVEPRLGRDLFARWVYGARPSLIVAGAVTAITTVVGVVVGLIAGFSGGWVDRTLSWLIDLVLSLPYLLFAIASSAVLVAIFGGAGGASADQVAGIRFVSLICVLSFFGWASLARLVRGQVLSLREREFVAAARVLGIPTRQVLFKELLPNLVAPIVVSVSLALPGYVVAEAGLTVLGAGLIEPTPSWGLTISAATTYYRADPLYLWLPVLGITILVLALSLLGDAVRDAFDPRTRR; from the coding sequence ATGGTCGTGGAGCCCCCGGCAACCCGTGCCGGCGAGCCGGAGGGTGTGCCCGGGAGCGGGGCGGGGTCGAGCGGTGCCCCGGTCCGGACGGTCAGCAAGTCGCCGACCCGGATCGCCCTGGCCCGGCTGCGCCGGGACCGGGTCGCGATGGTCTGCGCGGTCATCTGCGCGGTGTACCTGCTGATCGCCGTCTTCGCGCCGCTGCTCGCCCGCCTCGAGGGCCAGAACCCCACCGACCTGCACCAGAACCTCATCGACGAGTTCGGCTTCCCGACCATCGGTCCGACCGGTGAGCACTGGTTCGGCGTGGAGCCACGGCTGGGCCGCGACCTGTTCGCCCGCTGGGTCTACGGAGCCCGGCCCTCGCTCATCGTCGCGGGCGCCGTCACCGCGATCACCACGGTCGTCGGGGTGGTGGTGGGCCTGATCGCCGGGTTCTCCGGCGGATGGGTGGACCGCACGCTGTCCTGGCTCATCGACCTGGTGCTCAGCCTCCCGTACCTGCTGTTCGCGATCGCCAGCTCCGCCGTGCTGGTGGCGATCTTCGGCGGGGCCGGCGGCGCGTCGGCCGACCAGGTGGCGGGCATTCGCTTCGTGTCGCTGATCTGCGTGCTGTCGTTCTTCGGCTGGGCCAGCCTGGCCCGCCTGGTCCGGGGACAGGTGCTGTCGCTGCGGGAGCGCGAGTTCGTCGCCGCCGCCCGAGTGCTCGGCATCCCCACCCGACAGGTGCTGTTCAAGGAGCTACTGCCGAACCTGGTGGCACCGATCGTCGTCTCGGTCTCCCTGGCGCTGCCGGGTTACGTGGTCGCCGAGGCCGGCCTGACCGTGCTCGGCGCCGGGCTGATCGAGCCCACCCCGTCGTGGGGGCTGACCATCTCCGCCGCCACCACCTACTACCGGGCCGACCCGCTCTACCTGTGGCTGCCCGTACTCGGCATCACGATCCTGGTGCTCGCCCTGAGCCTGCTCGGCGACGCCGTACGCGATGCCTTCGACCCCCGGACCCGTCGATGA
- a CDS encoding DUF3592 domain-containing protein, translated as MTQDSLPPTVARKVRALRRAGLILLGLIGLVFLTVGGWLLASQSWDRATGTVQTCTARVERTTSSSGRTVHTCTVTWRAADGAHTGSVELDRAGAVPGRAVALRVTGDQAVVATPVWVGAASAAGGLALVGAAAVLLVRQRRARA; from the coding sequence ATGACTCAGGACAGCCTCCCGCCGACGGTCGCCCGGAAGGTCCGGGCGCTGCGTCGCGCCGGGCTGATCCTGCTGGGGCTGATCGGCCTGGTCTTCCTCACCGTCGGCGGCTGGCTGCTGGCGAGCCAGAGCTGGGACCGGGCCACCGGCACCGTGCAGACCTGCACGGCGCGGGTGGAGCGCACCACGTCGTCGAGCGGCCGGACCGTGCACACCTGCACCGTCACCTGGCGGGCCGCCGACGGCGCGCACACCGGCAGCGTCGAGCTCGACCGCGCGGGCGCGGTGCCGGGACGGGCGGTGGCGCTGCGGGTCACGGGCGACCAGGCCGTCGTGGCCACCCCGGTCTGGGTCGGTGCGGCGAGCGCGGCCGGGGGGCTGGCCCTGGTCGGTGCGGCGGCCGTGCTGCTCGTACGCCAGCGGCGCGCCCGGGCCTGA
- a CDS encoding ABC transporter permease, with translation MLFYILRRVVSAISVIIVTLVASFGLFFVAPTDPAGTICGQRCTPERYADISASLNLDEPVAQQVGEYLKGIVVGRTYHSGGLTIDCDAPCLGYSYTLGQPVTKLIGQALPITVSIVLGGAVVYLLAGILAGVVAARRRGTSLDRIMVGTSLGINAVPYFVVALLVALYATFLPHAGYHPLLENPLTWASGLLAAWLTLGLTNAASYTRYARASMIETLGEDYIRTARAKGISERRVVYHHGLRAAITPVATIFGLDLAFQLTGAIFTEAIFGLPGLGVLTLRAFNQYDLPVLMGGVLIGSVVLVAMNLLVDILYTILDPRVRLA, from the coding sequence GTGCTCTTCTACATCCTGCGACGGGTCGTCAGCGCGATCTCCGTCATCATCGTGACGCTGGTCGCGAGCTTCGGGCTGTTCTTCGTCGCCCCCACCGACCCGGCCGGAACGATCTGCGGCCAGCGCTGCACCCCGGAGCGCTACGCCGACATCAGCGCCAGCCTCAACCTCGACGAGCCGGTGGCGCAGCAGGTCGGCGAGTACCTCAAGGGCATCGTGGTCGGTCGGACGTACCACTCGGGCGGGCTCACCATCGACTGCGACGCCCCCTGCCTCGGCTACTCGTACACCCTCGGCCAGCCGGTCACGAAGCTGATCGGGCAGGCCCTGCCAATCACCGTCTCGATCGTGCTCGGCGGGGCGGTCGTCTACCTGCTCGCCGGCATCCTCGCCGGAGTGGTGGCGGCCCGAAGACGCGGCACCTCCCTGGACCGGATCATGGTCGGCACCTCGCTGGGCATCAACGCCGTGCCGTACTTCGTGGTGGCGCTGCTCGTCGCCCTCTACGCGACGTTCCTGCCGCACGCCGGCTACCACCCGCTGCTGGAGAACCCGCTGACCTGGGCCAGCGGACTGCTCGCCGCCTGGCTGACGCTGGGCCTGACCAACGCTGCCTCCTACACCCGCTACGCCCGGGCCTCCATGATCGAAACGCTCGGTGAGGACTACATCCGCACCGCGCGCGCGAAGGGGATCAGCGAGCGGCGCGTCGTCTACCACCACGGCCTGCGCGCCGCGATCACCCCGGTCGCCACGATCTTCGGACTCGACCTCGCGTTCCAGCTGACCGGCGCCATCTTCACCGAGGCCATCTTCGGCCTGCCCGGTCTCGGCGTGCTGACCCTGCGGGCCTTCAACCAGTACGACCTGCCGGTGCTCATGGGCGGCGTCCTGATCGGCTCGGTGGTGCTGGTCGCGATGAACCTGCTCGTCGACATCCTCTACACGATCCTCGACCCGCGAGTGAGGCTGGCATGA
- a CDS encoding SAM-dependent methyltransferase, protein MADPDVAHSAQLQPEVPHAARIWNYWMGGSDNFPSDRMAGDAVVSVYPEIAVMARQSRRFLIRAVRFLAAEAGIRQFLDIGTGLPTMQNTHAVAQGVAPESRVVYVDNDPMVLVHARALLAGATAEGATTFVHADYHDPEGILTEAAKTLDLAQPVAVMFMGVLGYEPDLDVVRAIIGRTMAATSSGSHLVFWDGSNTSPAVVAGAKRLVESGGVPYVLRSPADLASCFEGLAMVEPGLVPITSWRPDDADTEEVDAYGGVARKP, encoded by the coding sequence ATGGCCGATCCGGACGTAGCCCACAGCGCGCAGCTCCAGCCCGAGGTGCCGCATGCGGCCCGGATCTGGAACTACTGGATGGGCGGCAGCGACAACTTCCCGTCCGACCGGATGGCCGGTGACGCCGTCGTCTCGGTCTACCCGGAGATCGCCGTCATGGCGCGCCAGTCCCGCCGGTTCCTGATCCGGGCCGTGCGGTTCCTCGCCGCCGAGGCGGGCATCCGGCAGTTCCTCGACATCGGCACCGGCCTGCCCACCATGCAGAACACCCACGCGGTCGCCCAGGGCGTCGCGCCCGAGTCGCGGGTCGTCTACGTCGACAACGACCCGATGGTGCTGGTGCACGCCCGCGCGCTGCTGGCCGGCGCGACCGCCGAGGGCGCGACCACCTTCGTGCACGCCGACTACCACGACCCGGAGGGGATCCTCACCGAGGCGGCGAAGACGCTCGACCTGGCGCAGCCCGTGGCGGTGATGTTCATGGGGGTGCTGGGCTACGAGCCCGACCTGGACGTCGTGCGCGCCATCATCGGGCGGACCATGGCGGCCACCTCGTCCGGCAGCCACCTGGTGTTCTGGGACGGCAGCAACACCAGTCCGGCGGTCGTCGCCGGCGCCAAGCGGCTGGTGGAGAGCGGCGGTGTGCCGTACGTGCTGCGCAGCCCCGCCGACCTGGCGAGCTGCTTCGAAGGGCTGGCGATGGTGGAGCCCGGCCTGGTGCCGATCACGTCGTGGCGGCCGGACGACGCCGACACCGAGGAGGTCGACGCGTACGGCGGGGTGGCTCGTAAGCCCTGA
- a CDS encoding ABC transporter substrate-binding protein, which yields MRQVKVGLAVALAASLAVTACGSPSANNGSSGGGDAKGIETQQSALDPTAKGPAAEVPGAKKGGVITVYSQVTPNTFDPTDTYYADAMAIEKLIFRSPTQFAIRNGKPVLVPDLTDLGTVSADKLTWTFKMQPGIKYADGSEVKVEDLAYAIKRSFAHDVFANGPTYQLTTFKDGDKYKGPYVSGDAFAGVETPDPSTLVIHLVTPYPDLPFYLTFPAFTPIPKAKDTKENYKNNPLATGPYQFDTYTPGTELKLKKNPHWDPNTDAVRHQYPDGFDFKWGGEDPKTQQQVLNSAGEDANALNYGAVDASLIPQLNGDKKAQLIQGEQPCTYSVQLDTRKIPLEVRKAIAKAYPYDQINKAGGLNSYNSEPASTILPPSVPGYTKYDPLPDLSGKGQGDPAGAKAMLEAAGKAGFELSWYYDNTKPVPQQTNQIRVDAFKAAGFTVKPIGVTTAELRSKIADYDAPVNMGQAPQGWCSDWPSGGSWFPVLFQSHSITDGTSWGMLSDKALDAKIDEIGKLPAEQAAAKWGELDKEILGQYIALPRYYGKLAFVVGTNIGGAEGDASAGEPFYLNMFLKN from the coding sequence GTGAGGCAAGTGAAGGTTGGTCTTGCCGTCGCGCTGGCCGCCAGTCTGGCGGTAACGGCCTGCGGCAGCCCCTCGGCGAACAACGGCAGCAGCGGCGGGGGTGACGCCAAGGGCATCGAGACCCAGCAGAGCGCGCTCGACCCGACCGCCAAGGGCCCGGCGGCCGAGGTGCCCGGCGCCAAGAAGGGCGGCGTCATCACGGTCTACTCCCAGGTCACCCCGAACACGTTCGACCCGACCGATACCTACTACGCCGACGCGATGGCGATCGAGAAGCTGATCTTCCGCAGCCCGACCCAGTTCGCGATCCGCAACGGCAAGCCGGTGCTGGTGCCCGACCTGACCGACCTGGGCACCGTCTCGGCGGACAAGCTGACCTGGACGTTCAAGATGCAGCCGGGCATCAAGTACGCCGACGGCAGCGAGGTCAAGGTCGAGGACCTGGCGTACGCGATCAAGCGCTCGTTCGCCCACGACGTCTTCGCCAACGGCCCGACGTACCAGCTGACCACCTTCAAGGACGGCGACAAGTACAAGGGCCCCTACGTCAGCGGCGACGCCTTCGCCGGCGTGGAAACCCCGGACCCCAGCACACTGGTCATCCACCTGGTCACGCCGTACCCGGACCTGCCCTTCTACCTGACCTTCCCGGCGTTCACGCCGATCCCGAAGGCCAAGGACACGAAGGAGAACTACAAGAACAACCCGCTCGCCACCGGGCCGTACCAGTTCGACACCTACACCCCCGGCACCGAGCTGAAGCTGAAGAAGAACCCGCACTGGGACCCGAACACCGACGCGGTGCGCCACCAGTACCCGGACGGCTTCGACTTCAAGTGGGGCGGTGAGGACCCGAAGACCCAGCAGCAGGTCCTCAACAGCGCCGGCGAGGACGCCAACGCGCTCAACTACGGCGCCGTCGACGCCTCGCTGATCCCGCAGCTGAACGGGGACAAGAAGGCCCAGCTGATCCAGGGGGAGCAGCCCTGCACCTACTCGGTGCAGCTGGACACCCGCAAGATCCCGCTGGAGGTGCGCAAGGCGATCGCCAAGGCGTACCCGTACGACCAGATCAACAAGGCCGGCGGTCTGAACAGCTACAACTCCGAGCCGGCCAGCACCATCCTGCCGCCGAGCGTGCCGGGCTACACCAAGTACGACCCGCTGCCCGACCTCTCCGGCAAGGGCCAGGGCGACCCGGCCGGCGCGAAGGCGATGCTGGAGGCCGCCGGCAAGGCCGGCTTCGAGCTCAGCTGGTACTACGACAACACCAAGCCGGTTCCGCAGCAGACCAACCAGATCCGCGTCGACGCGTTCAAGGCGGCCGGCTTCACCGTGAAGCCGATCGGTGTCACCACCGCCGAGCTGCGCTCCAAGATCGCCGACTACGACGCTCCGGTCAACATGGGCCAGGCCCCGCAGGGCTGGTGCTCCGACTGGCCCAGCGGCGGCAGCTGGTTCCCGGTGCTCTTCCAGTCGCACAGCATCACCGACGGCACCAGCTGGGGCATGCTCAGCGACAAGGCGCTGGACGCCAAGATCGACGAGATCGGCAAGCTCCCGGCCGAGCAGGCCGCCGCCAAGTGGGGTGAGCTGGACAAGGAGATCCTCGGCCAGTACATCGCCCTGCCGCGCTACTACGGCAAGCTCGCCTTCGTGGTCGGCACCAACATCGGTGGCGCCGAGGGCGACGCCTCCGCGGGTGAGCCGTTCTACCTGAACATGTTCCTGAAGAACTGA
- a CDS encoding nuclear transport factor 2 family protein, whose translation MTDDLTRTISAMYRSLGDRPAFDAHLHPDLTIWESDANELLTGLAALHDLRDRRASHRTGSPPVSVAPERFHAESWGDTGLVRYVLRARHGDGRPDDCFRVTDVLRREGSTWRIVHHHAEAVR comes from the coding sequence ATGACCGACGACCTCACCCGCACCATCAGCGCCATGTACCGGTCGTTGGGCGACCGGCCCGCCTTCGACGCCCACCTGCACCCCGACCTGACGATCTGGGAGTCCGACGCGAACGAGCTGCTGACCGGTCTGGCGGCCCTGCACGACCTGCGGGACCGGCGCGCGTCGCACCGGACCGGCAGCCCGCCGGTGAGCGTGGCCCCGGAGCGGTTCCACGCCGAGAGCTGGGGCGACACCGGTCTCGTGCGGTACGTCCTGCGGGCCCGGCACGGCGACGGCCGGCCGGACGACTGCTTCCGGGTCACCGACGTGCTGCGGCGCGAGGGCTCCACCTGGCGGATCGTGCACCACCACGCGGAGGCGGTCCGATGA
- a CDS encoding amidohydrolase family protein has protein sequence MRRPTERVLVNLALYDGVDDALQPDRGVWIGADGLIRAVGPVDDVLTEAGDVPVVDLDGEHVMPGLTNMHVHLSLGLPGHLADTVHRSNLAELVLLMADSARRTLHAGVTTARLVGESRYADFALRRGIEAGAVDGPRIFTAGHALCCTGGHGWEADALEADGADGFRRATREQIRAGADLIKVCISGGIAGQFEAIDTPQLHDDEMAAVIQVAHDWGRKVTAHAGPADSVRRAVELGLDCVEHGYELTDEVTRLMAARDVWYVPTIVVSRCEQFFRDSGVPGWLMERALAAGPRHWESLQHAIRNGVPIALGSDMPPHAGYDETSATVRELEFMVDAGMTVADALKAATVRPAQWLGQADTLGTVAAGRHADLLVLRDDPTRSVSALRTLHTVIKGGVVYRDDHCRLREPR, from the coding sequence ATGCGCCGCCCCACCGAACGTGTCCTGGTCAACCTCGCCCTCTACGACGGCGTGGACGACGCCCTCCAGCCCGACCGGGGCGTCTGGATCGGCGCCGACGGCCTGATCCGCGCCGTCGGCCCGGTCGACGACGTGCTCACCGAGGCCGGCGACGTCCCCGTCGTCGACCTGGACGGCGAGCACGTCATGCCGGGCCTGACCAACATGCACGTCCACCTCTCCCTCGGCCTGCCCGGACACCTCGCCGACACGGTCCACCGGTCCAACCTCGCCGAGCTGGTGCTCCTCATGGCGGACTCGGCCCGGCGCACCCTGCACGCCGGCGTCACCACCGCCCGACTGGTGGGGGAGAGCCGCTACGCCGACTTCGCCCTGCGCCGGGGCATCGAGGCCGGCGCGGTGGACGGACCCCGCATCTTCACCGCCGGGCACGCGCTGTGCTGCACCGGCGGGCACGGCTGGGAGGCCGACGCCCTGGAGGCCGACGGCGCGGACGGCTTCCGACGGGCCACCCGCGAGCAGATCCGCGCCGGCGCCGACCTGATCAAGGTGTGCATCTCCGGCGGCATCGCCGGCCAGTTCGAGGCGATCGACACCCCGCAGCTGCACGACGACGAGATGGCCGCGGTCATCCAGGTCGCCCACGACTGGGGCCGCAAGGTCACCGCCCACGCCGGCCCGGCCGACTCGGTGCGCCGCGCCGTCGAGCTGGGGCTCGACTGCGTCGAGCACGGCTACGAGCTGACCGACGAGGTCACCCGGCTGATGGCCGCCCGCGACGTCTGGTACGTCCCGACGATCGTGGTGAGCCGCTGCGAGCAGTTCTTCCGCGACTCCGGTGTCCCCGGCTGGCTGATGGAGCGGGCCCTCGCCGCCGGGCCCCGGCACTGGGAGAGCCTCCAGCACGCCATCCGCAACGGCGTACCGATCGCGCTGGGCAGCGACATGCCGCCGCACGCCGGCTACGACGAGACCAGCGCCACCGTCCGGGAGCTGGAGTTCATGGTGGACGCCGGGATGACCGTCGCGGACGCGTTGAAGGCCGCCACCGTACGCCCCGCGCAGTGGCTGGGCCAGGCCGACACCCTCGGCACCGTGGCGGCGGGCCGGCACGCCGACCTGCTCGTGCTGCGCGACGACCCGACCCGCTCGGTCTCCGCCCTGCGCACCCTGCACACGGTGATCAAGGGCGGGGTCGTCTACCGCGACGACCACTGCCGCCTGCGGGAGCCCCGATGA
- a CDS encoding ABC transporter ATP-binding protein, which produces MTELLATPDHEPAVGPSTPGGRQPETVARTRRRGGDDRAAEAPYLEVRDLTVTFPTTDGPVRAVQGLSYSLPLGRTLAVVGESGSGKSVSSMAIMGLHDPRGTRMTGSIRLGGQEIVGMASADLRRHRGATAAMIFQDPQSSLHPYFTVGDQIAEAYRAHHRVSRRAARDRAVDLLGRVGIPDPRRRLDDYPHQFSGGMRQRAMIAMALVNDPKLLIADEPTTALDVTVQAQILDLIMDLQQDFGSAVLFITHDLGVVAEIADDVLVMYGGRAVEHGSVDEILGRPLHPYTWGLLESIPAVSGAPTRLHPIPGTPPSLLALPTGCSFHPRCEFAGRVPGGACSADLPDLRPREADAARSSRCHLSDPAQVFATEILPRLP; this is translated from the coding sequence ATGACCGAACTGCTGGCGACCCCAGACCACGAGCCGGCGGTTGGCCCGTCCACACCTGGCGGGCGGCAGCCGGAGACCGTGGCCCGCACCCGCCGCCGCGGCGGCGACGACCGCGCCGCCGAGGCGCCGTACCTGGAGGTGCGCGACCTTACCGTCACCTTCCCGACCACCGACGGGCCGGTCCGCGCGGTCCAGGGCCTCAGCTACTCCCTGCCGCTGGGCCGCACCCTGGCCGTCGTCGGCGAGTCCGGCTCCGGCAAGAGCGTGTCCAGCATGGCCATCATGGGCCTGCACGACCCGCGCGGCACCCGGATGACCGGTTCGATCCGGCTCGGCGGGCAGGAGATCGTCGGCATGGCCTCCGCCGACCTGCGCCGGCACCGCGGCGCCACCGCCGCGATGATCTTCCAGGACCCGCAGTCCTCGCTGCACCCGTACTTCACCGTCGGCGACCAGATCGCCGAGGCGTACCGGGCGCACCACCGGGTGTCCCGGCGGGCGGCCCGGGACCGCGCCGTCGACCTGCTCGGCCGGGTCGGCATCCCCGACCCGCGCCGCCGGCTCGACGACTACCCGCACCAGTTCTCCGGCGGCATGCGCCAGCGCGCCATGATCGCGATGGCCCTGGTGAACGACCCCAAGCTGCTCATCGCCGACGAGCCCACCACCGCGCTCGACGTCACCGTCCAGGCCCAGATCCTCGATCTCATCATGGACCTCCAGCAGGACTTCGGGTCGGCGGTGCTGTTTATCACCCACGACCTCGGCGTGGTCGCCGAGATCGCCGACGACGTCCTGGTGATGTACGGCGGACGCGCCGTCGAGCACGGATCGGTCGACGAGATCCTCGGCCGCCCGCTGCACCCGTACACCTGGGGTCTGCTGGAGAGCATCCCGGCCGTCTCCGGCGCACCGACCCGGCTGCATCCGATCCCCGGCACGCCGCCGAGCCTGCTCGCGCTGCCGACCGGCTGCTCGTTCCACCCCCGCTGCGAGTTCGCCGGCCGCGTGCCCGGCGGCGCGTGCTCCGCCGACCTGCCCGACCTGCGTCCCCGCGAGGCGGACGCCGCCCGGTCCTCCCGCTGCCACCTGTCCGACCCGGCGCAGGTCTTCGCGACCGAGATCCTGCCCCGCCTGCCGTGA
- a CDS encoding DUF885 domain-containing protein — MTGVTQVADAYLDALAELDPDAAQAAGRTPDSLLPDLSPDGFDARARLARRTAAHAATATAHTPAERALAGALTDRLDSEIDLYDAGFTTRLLAPLATPVHLVRQVFDSLPRAGEDDWAVVAAHLRRVPTALDQYAATLRRSARRGQLVARRQVLVVADQCADWVSTDFYGRLVADGPGGALGAALERGARSATEATAGFAAFLRTELAPFASDVDGVGRDLYRVTARSFLGATVDLDELYAYGWAELRRTATELHAAAAECGHPDVAAARAALDADPAGRVPVGAALAEWLQRRTARLTDALDGTHFDIPPVTRQVHCRISPTASGVMYYTPPDPALTRPGAIWWSTPPGETTVAVWRHVGTLCHEGLPGHHLQHAVTYTTADLHPWQRTLCHVHGYAEGWAHYAERLADELGLYDGPAERLGMLDGQMWRAARVVVDLGLHLDLPIPAGTGFTDARRWTPALAVDLLTRVAGLDAPTARFEVDRYLGWPAQALAFKVGARLWRQARRDAERRDGADFDRKRFHHTALALGPMGLDPLRARLADLSPPPAAPPPDDRKRPR, encoded by the coding sequence ATGACCGGAGTGACCCAGGTCGCCGACGCCTACCTCGACGCCCTCGCCGAGCTCGACCCGGACGCCGCCCAGGCGGCCGGACGCACGCCCGACTCGCTCCTGCCGGACCTCTCCCCGGACGGCTTCGACGCCCGCGCGCGGCTCGCCCGCCGCACCGCGGCGCACGCCGCCACGGCCACCGCCCACACCCCGGCTGAACGGGCCCTCGCGGGCGCCCTCACCGATCGGCTGGACAGCGAGATCGACCTGTACGACGCCGGCTTCACCACCCGGCTGCTCGCCCCGCTGGCCACCCCCGTCCACCTCGTCCGGCAGGTCTTCGACTCGCTGCCACGGGCCGGCGAGGACGACTGGGCCGTCGTCGCCGCGCACCTGCGCCGGGTGCCCACCGCCCTCGACCAGTACGCCGCGACCCTGCGCCGCTCGGCGCGACGCGGCCAGCTCGTGGCCCGCCGGCAGGTGCTGGTGGTCGCCGACCAGTGCGCCGACTGGGTCAGCACCGACTTCTACGGCCGGCTGGTCGCCGACGGTCCCGGCGGCGCGCTCGGCGCCGCACTGGAGCGCGGGGCGCGGTCGGCCACCGAGGCCACCGCCGGGTTCGCCGCGTTCCTGCGCACCGAGCTGGCCCCGTTCGCGTCCGACGTGGACGGTGTCGGCCGCGACCTCTACCGGGTGACGGCCCGCAGCTTCCTCGGTGCCACCGTCGACCTCGACGAGCTGTACGCGTACGGCTGGGCGGAGCTGCGCCGCACCGCGACCGAGCTGCACGCGGCGGCGGCCGAGTGCGGGCACCCCGACGTGGCGGCCGCGCGGGCGGCCCTGGACGCCGACCCCGCCGGCCGGGTGCCCGTCGGCGCAGCCCTGGCGGAGTGGCTCCAACGGCGTACGGCCCGGCTGACCGACGCGCTCGACGGCACCCACTTCGACATCCCGCCCGTCACCCGGCAGGTCCACTGCCGGATCAGCCCGACCGCGTCCGGCGTCATGTACTACACCCCGCCCGACCCGGCGCTCACCCGGCCCGGCGCGATCTGGTGGTCCACACCGCCGGGCGAGACGACCGTCGCGGTGTGGCGGCACGTCGGCACCCTCTGCCACGAGGGGCTGCCCGGCCACCACCTCCAGCACGCCGTCACGTACACCACCGCCGACCTGCACCCCTGGCAGCGCACCCTGTGCCACGTCCACGGGTACGCCGAGGGCTGGGCGCACTACGCCGAACGGCTCGCCGACGAACTCGGCCTCTACGACGGTCCCGCCGAACGGCTCGGCATGCTCGACGGCCAGATGTGGCGCGCCGCCCGCGTCGTGGTCGACCTGGGCCTGCACCTCGACCTGCCGATCCCGGCCGGCACCGGGTTCACCGACGCCCGGCGCTGGACCCCCGCGCTCGCCGTGGACCTGCTCACCCGCGTCGCCGGGCTGGACGCCCCGACCGCGCGCTTCGAGGTCGACCGCTACCTCGGCTGGCCGGCGCAGGCCCTGGCCTTCAAGGTCGGGGCGCGGCTGTGGCGGCAGGCCCGCCGGGACGCCGAACGCCGCGACGGCGCCGACTTCGACCGCAAGCGGTTCCACCACACCGCGCTGGCGCTCGGCCCGATGGGACTGGATCCGCTGCGCGCCCGCCTCGCCGACCTGTCCCCACCACCCGCCGCACCCCCGCCCGACGACCGGAAGCGACCGCGATGA